The Rhododendron vialii isolate Sample 1 chromosome 6a, ASM3025357v1 genome includes a window with the following:
- the LOC131330366 gene encoding uncharacterized protein LOC131330366, whose amino-acid sequence MGRQWDLMCGLSELESSLKTPFRFGIDPTVAAFAGAAIPVKMPSEGSENSIGVPRQHALQLHGSGIDPRVAIFASATLPVKRPSEGSESENSIEVPSCGGPACGCSPSCECKPECHCEGFAIDPNTVTLVASVAPPVMMPSGGSKKSVKPEREGIHPKLEKSIEAER is encoded by the exons ATGGGAAGGCAATGGGATCTGATGTGTGGATTGAGTGAGCTAGAGAGTTCTTTGAAGACCCCGTTTAG ATTTGGGATAGACCCAACAGTGGCCGCCTTTGCTGGTGCAGCAATACCGGTGAAGAT GCCTTCGGAGGGGTCCGAGAACAGCATCGGAGTACCAAGGCAGCATGCTTTGCAATTGCACGG ATCTGGGATAGACCCAAGAGTGGCCATCTTTGCTAGTGCAACACTACCAGTGAAGAg GCCTTCGGAGGGGTCCGAGTCCGAGAACAGCATCGAAGTACCAAGTTGCGGCGGTCCTGCCTGCGGATGCTCGCCCTCTTGCGAATGCAAACCTGAATGCCACTGTGAGGG GTTTGCGATAGACCCAAACACAGTGACCCTCGTTGCTAGTGTTGCACCACCGGTGATGAT GCCCTCAGGGGGGTCCAAGAAGAGCGTCAAACCAGAGAGGGAGGGCATCCATCCAAAACTTGAGAAGAGCATCGAAGCAGAGAGGTAG